In Kineococcus rhizosphaerae, the following proteins share a genomic window:
- a CDS encoding glycosyltransferase family 2 protein yields MIPLRAPEPVGPVEPATTAPSIAVVIAAYNASATISATLNSVFTQTLPPDEVVVCDDGSDDVEELRAALSPFGDRVRLVHVDHGGESRAKNGAVAATSSDVVCVLDADDLWEPRRLEAVAEALRVRPDLSFVTTDAWHVRAGRRVVRHYAVNDFPTDGQRSAILRSNFVFGHTAVRRSAWDDVSGFSEALTVGADWDCWLRLIYRGHLVGLVDEPLASYLLSPGSLSGNRARAMRARVLLLEKAAAEQTFSADEGDVLRQSLQRWGTAAVLAEADEAVRSGSADVRRRCLAVTRTPGVGARTRVKHALAAAAPGLARRRRSQVDREADDAGE; encoded by the coding sequence GTGATCCCCCTCCGAGCCCCTGAGCCGGTGGGGCCGGTCGAACCGGCGACGACTGCGCCGAGCATCGCCGTCGTCATCGCGGCCTACAACGCGTCCGCCACCATCTCGGCCACGTTGAACTCCGTCTTCACCCAGACCCTCCCACCTGACGAGGTGGTGGTCTGCGACGACGGGTCCGACGACGTCGAAGAACTTCGTGCCGCTCTGTCACCCTTCGGCGACCGGGTGCGCCTGGTCCACGTGGACCACGGGGGCGAGAGTCGGGCCAAGAACGGCGCCGTGGCCGCCACCTCGTCCGACGTCGTCTGCGTGCTGGACGCCGACGACCTCTGGGAGCCGCGTCGGCTGGAGGCCGTGGCGGAAGCCCTGCGCGTCCGACCGGACCTCTCCTTCGTCACCACGGACGCGTGGCACGTGCGTGCCGGTCGACGAGTGGTCCGGCACTACGCGGTGAACGACTTCCCGACGGACGGGCAGCGCAGCGCCATCCTGCGCTCGAACTTCGTGTTCGGGCACACCGCGGTGCGCCGCAGCGCCTGGGACGACGTCAGCGGGTTCTCCGAGGCGCTGACCGTGGGCGCCGACTGGGACTGCTGGCTGCGGCTGATCTACCGCGGCCACCTCGTCGGGCTGGTGGACGAACCGCTGGCGAGCTACCTGCTCTCACCCGGGAGCCTCTCCGGCAACCGGGCGCGGGCGATGCGGGCCAGGGTCCTGCTCCTCGAGAAGGCCGCCGCGGAGCAGACGTTCTCAGCCGACGAGGGAGACGTCCTGAGGCAGTCCTTGCAGCGGTGGGGGACCGCGGCGGTGCTCGCGGAGGCCGACGAGGCGGTGCGCAGCGGCAGCGCCGACGTGCGTCGACGCTGTCTGGCCGTCACCCGGACCCCGGGCGTGGGAGCACGCACCCGGGTGAAGCACGCCCTGGCCGCCGCAGCGCCGGGACTGGCCCGCCGCCGGAGGTCCCAGGTCGACCGGGAGGCGGACGATGCGGGAGAGTGA
- a CDS encoding glycosyltransferase family 2 protein, which yields MRSSEVPRGRGRTSDRSEGRPVASPGGAEVSELPRVSVVMAAWNAATTVAAAVSSVLWQTYPAWELVVVDDGSTDSTADLVSAFDDPRITLVKQENAGAGSARNAGMEAARGDLITFLDSDDVMLGRHLEALVERLGDRTRAIVTANSYWLLPGGIDPSHTRHKGRFPAVPHQRLSLLEQNYLSPMSLFRRELLEDVGGFDTTLHRSEDWDFWLRAVFAGHEVVHQPRPLALFRWGQSSMSTNRDLVFDAERTILEGMSSRDDLRDDERAYLRRRLASPPPRLLSNEGDAALRGRQYARAAQRFAAAADLSPSETMLVRKAQLMKLAPRLAGPLLRARQVRRENALAFDAEFEH from the coding sequence GTGCGGTCATCGGAGGTCCCGAGGGGACGGGGGCGCACCAGTGATCGCAGCGAGGGACGTCCCGTCGCGAGCCCCGGGGGTGCTGAGGTGAGCGAGTTGCCGCGCGTGTCCGTGGTGATGGCCGCGTGGAACGCTGCGACCACCGTGGCCGCCGCGGTGTCCTCGGTGCTGTGGCAGACCTACCCCGCCTGGGAACTGGTCGTCGTCGACGACGGGTCGACCGATTCGACCGCTGACCTCGTGTCGGCCTTCGACGATCCGCGCATCACCCTGGTGAAGCAGGAGAACGCCGGCGCAGGATCGGCCCGCAACGCAGGCATGGAGGCGGCGAGGGGCGATCTCATCACGTTCCTCGACAGTGACGACGTGATGCTCGGACGGCACCTCGAAGCTCTCGTGGAACGCCTCGGCGATCGCACGCGCGCCATCGTGACCGCCAACTCGTACTGGCTGCTCCCCGGTGGGATCGACCCCTCCCACACCCGGCACAAGGGCCGGTTCCCCGCGGTGCCGCACCAGCGGCTGAGCCTGCTCGAACAGAACTACCTGTCTCCCATGTCCCTGTTCCGCCGTGAGCTGCTCGAGGACGTGGGAGGTTTCGACACGACGCTTCACCGCAGCGAGGACTGGGACTTCTGGCTCCGTGCGGTGTTCGCCGGTCACGAGGTGGTCCACCAGCCGCGTCCTCTCGCCCTGTTCCGGTGGGGGCAGAGCAGCATGTCGACGAACCGCGACCTGGTGTTCGACGCCGAGCGCACCATCCTGGAGGGGATGTCGTCTCGTGACGACCTCCGGGACGACGAGCGGGCGTACCTGCGCCGACGTCTCGCCTCCCCGCCTCCACGGCTCCTGAGCAACGAGGGGGATGCCGCCTTGCGGGGCCGGCAGTACGCCCGGGCTGCCCAGCGGTTCGCCGCCGCGGCCGACCTCTCGCCCAGCGAGACGATGCTCGTGCGCAAGGCGCAGTTGATGAAGCTGGCCCCTCGCCTGGCGGGCCCCCTGCTGCGCGCCCGTCAAGTCCGGCGCGAAAACGCCCTCGCCTTCGACGCCGAGTTCGAGCATTGA
- a CDS encoding methyltransferase domain-containing protein, protein MLEVKEDRYASRLGAERVEVLDIDPLNSAATVVGDVCEPTTLPRAAYDAAVVTQVLQFVRDPVRALDNLGSSLRAGGTILLTVPAVSRVDGTSDRWRWTPQGLTDTIAAAGLTGTVVGMGNALACRAFLFGAAVEDVEESSLDVTDPDQPLVVGAVIGGPEGTGAHQ, encoded by the coding sequence GTGCTGGAGGTCAAGGAAGACCGGTACGCGTCCCGGCTCGGAGCAGAACGGGTCGAGGTGCTGGACATCGACCCGCTCAACAGCGCGGCGACCGTCGTCGGTGACGTCTGCGAGCCGACGACGCTGCCCCGGGCTGCCTACGACGCCGCCGTCGTCACGCAGGTGCTGCAGTTCGTCCGGGACCCGGTGCGGGCCCTCGACAACCTCGGATCCTCCCTGCGTGCGGGAGGCACGATCCTGCTGACCGTTCCCGCGGTCAGCAGGGTCGACGGCACGTCCGACCGGTGGCGGTGGACGCCGCAGGGACTCACCGACACGATCGCGGCCGCCGGACTCACGGGGACGGTGGTGGGCATGGGCAACGCCCTCGCCTGTCGGGCCTTCCTGTTCGGCGCCGCCGTGGAGGACGTCGAGGAGTCGAGCCTCGACGTCACCGATCCGGACCAACCCCTGGTCGTGGGTGCGGTCATCGGAGGTCCCGAGGGGACGGGGGCGCACCAGTGA
- a CDS encoding acyltransferase yields the protein MRAHARVDVYAGVRVAGEGLVVLGEGCFVNHDCYFDTAASITLGRAVALGDHVRIITSRHEIGSAERRAGPRSPQPVVIEDGCWLGSGVTVLPGVTIGAGCVVGAGAVVVGDCAPHGLYAGVPARRLRDLP from the coding sequence ATGAGGGCTCACGCCCGGGTCGACGTCTACGCCGGTGTGCGGGTGGCGGGGGAGGGGCTGGTCGTCCTGGGGGAGGGTTGCTTCGTCAACCACGACTGCTACTTCGACACCGCCGCCTCCATCACGCTGGGTCGGGCGGTGGCTCTGGGCGATCACGTCCGCATCATCACCTCGAGGCACGAGATCGGTTCCGCGGAGCGGCGGGCAGGACCCCGGTCTCCTCAGCCGGTGGTGATCGAGGACGGGTGCTGGCTGGGATCGGGAGTCACCGTGCTGCCGGGGGTGACGATCGGTGCCGGGTGCGTGGTCGGGGCGGGAGCTGTGGTGGTGGGTGACTGTGCGCCGCACGGTCTCTACGCCGGGGTGCCGGCTCGGCGGTTGCGGGACCTGCCGTGA
- a CDS encoding VOC family protein, which yields MSITTTTHLNFRGQAREALEFYGEVFDAQPVVVTYGQAHDPQGEAEHVLWGEVAAPSGFHVMAYDVQTDRDFDPGVHPVYVSLRCGTEQEVTTAYEGLARAARHVRTPLGPSAFSPLYGMLTDRFGVTWVIDQAVAFSAG from the coding sequence GTGAGCATCACGACCACCACCCACCTGAACTTCCGCGGCCAGGCGCGCGAGGCGCTGGAGTTCTACGGCGAGGTCTTCGACGCGCAGCCCGTCGTCGTGACCTACGGGCAGGCCCACGACCCCCAGGGGGAGGCCGAGCACGTGCTGTGGGGCGAGGTCGCCGCCCCGTCGGGGTTCCACGTCATGGCCTACGACGTGCAGACCGACCGCGACTTCGACCCCGGCGTGCACCCCGTGTACGTCTCGCTGCGCTGCGGGACGGAGCAGGAGGTGACGACCGCTTACGAGGGCCTCGCGCGGGCGGCCCGGCACGTGCGGACCCCTCTGGGGCCGTCGGCCTTCTCCCCGCTGTACGGGATGCTCACCGACCGGTTCGGCGTGACCTGGGTGATCGACCAGGCCGTCGCGTTCAGCGCAGGCTGA
- a CDS encoding helix-turn-helix transcriptional regulator encodes MSGTPGRLLALLSLLQARRDWPGQLLADRLEVSARTVRRDVERLRDLGYPVRATKGPDGGYRLDAGEDLPPLLFDDEQAVALTIALRTTAAGGGGIGEGAARALTTVRQVLPARLRHRVDVLAEASVVGPAGAGVDTAVLLAVGDAVRAREVLRLDLRDEPRRVEPHHLLHRGGRWYLLAWDLDRDDWRTFRLDRITPKVPTGPRFGPRPVPGSDPVALVEARFKGSATRDVWPCTGRVVLRRRAAEVAGFVGDGTVEELEGDRCRVVLGSWSWTALAAAVGRFDAPIEDASPAALRAAFATLADRFGALDARGPGRESDRALVERRGRQSR; translated from the coding sequence GTGAGCGGAACCCCGGGACGGTTGCTGGCGCTGCTGTCGCTCCTGCAGGCCCGTCGCGACTGGCCCGGGCAGCTCCTGGCCGACCGCCTCGAGGTCAGCGCCCGCACCGTGCGCCGCGACGTCGAGCGGCTGCGCGACCTCGGCTACCCGGTCCGGGCGACCAAGGGCCCCGACGGCGGATACCGGCTCGACGCCGGCGAGGACCTGCCGCCCCTGCTGTTCGACGACGAGCAGGCCGTCGCCCTGACGATCGCCCTGCGCACGACCGCGGCCGGCGGGGGCGGGATCGGCGAGGGTGCGGCGCGTGCGCTGACGACCGTGCGCCAGGTGCTGCCCGCGCGGCTGCGGCACCGGGTCGACGTCCTCGCGGAGGCGAGCGTGGTCGGCCCCGCCGGAGCCGGGGTCGACACGGCCGTGCTGCTCGCCGTCGGCGACGCCGTGCGCGCTCGCGAGGTACTGCGCCTGGACCTGCGCGACGAGCCGCGCCGGGTCGAACCGCACCACCTGCTGCACCGCGGCGGGCGCTGGTACCTGCTCGCCTGGGACCTCGACCGCGACGACTGGCGCACCTTCCGCCTGGACCGGATCACGCCCAAGGTCCCCACGGGGCCCCGGTTCGGTCCCCGCCCCGTCCCGGGCTCGGATCCCGTCGCCCTCGTCGAGGCGCGCTTCAAGGGCTCGGCGACGCGGGACGTCTGGCCCTGCACCGGGCGGGTCGTGCTGCGGCGCCGGGCCGCGGAGGTGGCCGGGTTCGTGGGCGACGGCACCGTCGAGGAGCTCGAGGGCGACCGGTGCCGGGTCGTGCTCGGCTCGTGGTCGTGGACCGCGCTGGCGGCGGCCGTCGGCCGGTTCGACGCGCCGATCGAGGACGCCTCCCCCGCTGCGCTGCGGGCGGCCTTCGCGACGCTCGCGGACCGGTTCGGGGCCCTGGACGCACGAGGGCCCGGTCGGGAGTCCGACCGGGCCCTCGTGGAACGCCGCGGGCGTCAGTCCAGGTAG
- a CDS encoding RNA polymerase sigma factor, with protein sequence MAVRVACEDAQLPVQRMKAVLRALDDNGITVKVPEAAPKRAVAAAGSARRTTSTATATKAARPAAKRAAAPAEGEDGTAAPARPAAKTATKAAAKPAGRGTAKTAAAKTTAKTAAKAGGKADDVDEGEEPLEDPVEDLKDDEVPAEEEASAETADAAEEEGTAKKTGGGFVLRDDDDDDAPAQQVSTAGATADPVKDYLKQIGKVALLNAEQEVELAKRIEAGLFAEEKLHSGDEIDPIFKRELWWISEDGRRAKNHLLEANLRLVVSLAKRYTGRGMLFLDLIQEGNLGLIRAVEKFDYTKGYKFSTYATWWIRQAITRAMADQARTIRIPVHMVEVINKLARVQRQMLQDLGREPTPEELAKELDMTPEKVVEVQKYGREPISLHTPLGEDGDSEFGDLIEDSEAVVPADAVSFTLLQEQLHSVLDTLSEREAGVVSMRFGLTDGQPKTLDEIGKVYGVTRERIRQIESKTMSKLRHPSRSQVLRDYLD encoded by the coding sequence ATGGCCGTCCGGGTCGCGTGCGAGGACGCCCAGCTGCCCGTGCAGCGCATGAAGGCCGTCCTGCGCGCCCTCGACGACAACGGCATCACCGTGAAGGTGCCCGAGGCCGCCCCCAAGCGCGCCGTCGCCGCGGCCGGCTCCGCCCGGCGGACCACCTCCACCGCGACGGCCACCAAGGCCGCGCGGCCGGCGGCCAAGCGCGCCGCCGCCCCGGCCGAGGGTGAGGACGGCACCGCCGCCCCCGCGCGCCCGGCCGCCAAGACGGCCACGAAGGCCGCGGCCAAGCCGGCCGGCAGGGGCACCGCCAAGACCGCGGCCGCCAAGACCACGGCCAAGACGGCCGCCAAGGCCGGCGGCAAGGCCGACGACGTCGACGAGGGCGAAGAGCCCCTCGAGGACCCCGTCGAGGACCTCAAGGACGACGAGGTCCCCGCGGAGGAGGAGGCGTCCGCCGAGACCGCCGACGCCGCAGAGGAGGAGGGCACCGCCAAGAAGACCGGCGGTGGTTTCGTCCTGCGCGACGACGACGACGACGACGCGCCCGCGCAGCAGGTCTCCACGGCCGGTGCCACGGCGGACCCGGTCAAGGACTACCTCAAGCAGATCGGCAAGGTCGCCCTCCTCAACGCCGAGCAGGAGGTCGAGCTCGCCAAGCGCATCGAGGCCGGTCTGTTCGCCGAGGAGAAGCTGCACTCCGGCGACGAGATCGACCCGATCTTCAAGCGCGAGCTGTGGTGGATCAGCGAGGACGGTCGACGCGCCAAGAACCACCTGCTCGAGGCCAACCTGCGTCTGGTCGTCTCCCTGGCCAAGCGCTACACCGGCCGCGGGATGCTCTTCCTGGACCTCATCCAGGAGGGCAACCTCGGTCTGATCCGCGCGGTCGAGAAGTTCGACTACACCAAGGGCTACAAGTTCTCGACGTACGCGACGTGGTGGATCCGTCAGGCCATCACCCGCGCCATGGCCGACCAGGCCCGCACCATCCGCATCCCGGTGCACATGGTCGAGGTCATCAACAAGCTCGCCCGCGTCCAGCGGCAGATGCTGCAGGACCTGGGCCGCGAGCCCACTCCGGAGGAGCTCGCCAAGGAGCTCGACATGACCCCGGAGAAGGTCGTCGAGGTCCAGAAGTACGGCCGCGAGCCCATCTCGCTGCACACGCCCCTGGGTGAGGACGGCGACTCCGAGTTCGGTGACCTCATCGAGGACTCCGAGGCGGTCGTCCCGGCCGACGCGGTCAGCTTCACGCTCCTGCAGGAGCAGCTGCACTCGGTCCTGGACACCCTGTCCGAGCGCGAGGCCGGTGTGGTCTCGATGCGCTTCGGCCTGACCGACGGCCAGCCGAAGACGCTCGACGAGATCGGCAAGGTCTACGGGGTGACGCGTGAGCGCATCCGGCAGATCGAGTCCAAGACGATGTCGAAGCTGCGCCACCCGTCGCGCTCGCAGGTCCTGCGCGACTACCTGGACTGA
- a CDS encoding universal stress protein, which yields MGIVVGYVANPEGRAALERAGEAALRLSAALVVVHSRRPGREVDADEARQLADVHDRVREQLAAAGLDVALRDVPDSDDPADDLITAAEETGASLIVIGLRRRTPVGKLILGASAQRILLDAPCPVLAVKPED from the coding sequence ATGGGGATCGTCGTCGGGTACGTGGCCAACCCCGAGGGCCGCGCGGCCCTCGAACGCGCCGGGGAGGCCGCGCTGAGGCTGTCCGCCGCGCTGGTCGTGGTCCACAGCCGGCGCCCGGGGCGTGAGGTCGACGCCGACGAGGCCCGGCAGCTCGCCGACGTGCACGACCGCGTGCGCGAACAGCTCGCGGCCGCGGGCCTGGACGTCGCCCTGCGCGACGTCCCCGACTCCGACGACCCGGCCGACGACCTCATCACGGCGGCGGAGGAGACCGGCGCCTCCCTCATCGTCATCGGCCTGCGCCGCCGCACCCCGGTCGGCAAGCTCATCCTGGGGGCCAGCGCGCAGCGGATCCTGCTCGACGCACCCTGCCCGGTGCTGGCCGTCAAGCCCGAGGACTGA
- a CDS encoding DUF4192 domain-containing protein: MSTAPVHPPPDSEPEPDRIVARGPGELLALVPYLFGFHPGDSVVLLEVRAPGPDGRRLLGFAARVDLPPSAEPHLVTAATGPLVRTAHRRTGAGAQVHLLVHDPDAHEVDGALVPGARARATVAHLRQALRRLPTGAELGDVLLVGEDRWRSLTCERPCCPPAGAPRSGAGAGRVVAEAVWRGLTTAPDRAASLPGTSPVDPARREAATRGRRRVPSDPVALVAAFDAAVRERPLTGVPALPDPTWCGRVLEGLRDTAVRDAVLLAGGAGAATDRARAALLTGGGEPPPDGERVGDLLERALGEDFELPRALAAAGLAVDVARHATGPLAAPAWTVAGWLEWRSGRGARAAVCVEQALRHDPGHRLAVLVDRALRLGLAPHR; this comes from the coding sequence GTGAGCACCGCACCCGTCCACCCGCCCCCGGACTCCGAGCCCGAGCCCGACCGGATCGTCGCCCGTGGACCGGGTGAGCTCCTCGCCCTCGTGCCGTACCTGTTCGGCTTCCACCCCGGCGACAGCGTCGTCCTGCTCGAGGTGCGGGCCCCGGGCCCCGACGGCCGCCGACTCCTGGGGTTCGCGGCGCGGGTGGACCTCCCGCCGAGCGCCGAACCCCACCTCGTGACCGCCGCCACCGGTCCCCTCGTGCGGACGGCCCACCGGCGGACCGGGGCCGGGGCGCAGGTCCACCTCCTCGTGCACGACCCGGACGCCCACGAGGTCGACGGTGCTCTCGTGCCCGGCGCCCGGGCTCGCGCCACCGTCGCGCACCTGCGCCAGGCCCTGCGACGGCTGCCCACCGGGGCCGAGCTCGGCGACGTGCTCCTCGTGGGCGAGGACCGCTGGCGGTCGCTGACGTGCGAGCGGCCCTGCTGCCCGCCCGCCGGTGCGCCCCGCAGCGGCGCCGGCGCCGGGCGGGTCGTCGCCGAGGCCGTCTGGCGCGGGCTCACGACGGCGCCCGACCGCGCGGCGAGCCTGCCCGGGACCAGCCCCGTGGACCCTGCCCGCCGCGAGGCGGCGACGCGCGGACGCCGGCGGGTGCCCTCCGACCCGGTGGCGCTGGTCGCCGCCTTCGACGCCGCGGTGCGGGAGCGGCCGCTGACCGGGGTCCCCGCCCTCCCGGACCCCACCTGGTGCGGCCGGGTGCTGGAGGGCCTGCGGGACACCGCCGTCCGCGACGCCGTGCTGCTGGCCGGCGGTGCCGGGGCCGCGACCGACCGCGCCCGTGCGGCCCTGCTCACGGGCGGGGGAGAGCCGCCGCCCGACGGCGAGCGCGTCGGCGACCTCCTGGAACGGGCCCTGGGCGAGGACTTCGAGCTGCCGCGCGCGCTCGCCGCGGCGGGTCTGGCGGTGGACGTCGCCCGGCACGCCACCGGTCCCCTCGCCGCGCCGGCGTGGACCGTGGCGGGGTGGCTGGAGTGGCGCTCCGGCCGCGGGGCGCGGGCCGCGGTGTGCGTGGAGCAGGCCCTGCGCCACGACCCCGGGCACCGGCTCGCCGTCCTGGTGGACCGGGCCCTGCGCCTCGGCCTGGCGCCGCACCGGTGA
- a CDS encoding YkvA family protein: MKPALRAVPVVDLRTAGRLRLLPAMVRDAVSGRWSGPGRRRLAGAAVGTLYLLSPVDAVPELWLPVVGLLDDGLVAAYVAASVRAATDDYVRRPASADPGVHRRRGD; the protein is encoded by the coding sequence GTGAAGCCGGCGCTGCGGGCCGTGCCCGTCGTCGACCTGCGCACGGCCGGGCGGTTGCGCCTGCTGCCCGCCATGGTCCGCGACGCCGTCTCGGGACGCTGGAGCGGTCCGGGTCGTCGCCGGCTCGCCGGGGCGGCGGTCGGGACCCTTTACCTGCTCTCGCCGGTGGACGCCGTCCCCGAGCTGTGGCTGCCGGTCGTCGGCCTGCTCGACGACGGGCTAGTGGCCGCCTACGTCGCCGCATCCGTGCGGGCCGCGACGGACGACTACGTGCGGCGACCGGCGAGCGCCGACCCGGGTGTGCACAGGCGCCGCGGGGACTGA
- a CDS encoding EcsC family protein encodes MSPDAPRDTPDEPSALDRRAADLVQRLLAVGIDGLGPFDGAAEVARAARTRHPSAESALHAVVRNHTRLVAGNGFVTGLGGLLTLPVALPANVFGFHVLAVRAVAALAELRGYDTSRPEVRSAILLTLVGADATEVLKSAGLPTGGKLVGLVTSRVPRPVLMLVNKGVGFRLIARFGTQGLLRLPQRALPVVGGAIGAGVDTVMFRRIVKAAEHGLPPKHPDPA; translated from the coding sequence GTGAGCCCTGACGCGCCCCGCGACACCCCTGACGAACCGAGCGCCCTCGACCGGCGCGCCGCCGACCTCGTCCAGCGCCTGCTGGCCGTCGGCATCGACGGGCTCGGGCCCTTCGACGGCGCGGCCGAGGTCGCCCGCGCCGCACGGACCAGGCACCCCAGCGCGGAGTCGGCCCTGCACGCCGTCGTGCGCAACCACACCCGGCTCGTCGCCGGCAACGGCTTCGTCACCGGCCTCGGCGGCCTGCTGACCCTGCCGGTGGCCCTGCCCGCCAACGTCTTCGGCTTCCACGTGCTGGCCGTGCGCGCCGTCGCCGCCCTCGCCGAGCTGCGCGGGTACGACACCTCCCGCCCCGAGGTCCGCTCCGCGATCCTGCTGACCCTCGTCGGCGCCGACGCCACCGAGGTCCTGAAGTCGGCGGGGCTGCCCACCGGCGGGAAGCTGGTCGGCCTCGTCACCTCCCGCGTCCCGCGGCCGGTGCTCATGCTCGTCAACAAGGGCGTCGGCTTCCGGCTCATCGCCCGCTTCGGCACCCAGGGACTTCTGCGGCTGCCGCAGCGCGCGCTGCCCGTCGTCGGCGGGGCCATCGGGGCCGGCGTCGACACCGTCATGTTCCGCCGCATCGTGAAGGCCGCCGAGCACGGCCTGCCGCCCAAGCACCCGGACCCGGCGTGA
- a CDS encoding spermidine synthase: MPDRPAPRRSRPPRSARPAPSAQPVEGEEPIATGTVRFEQDRDDPDGWTVHVNGVPSSYVDVGDPTNLMFEYHQWTAAVIDAVHAPGPVRALHLGGAGCAFPRYLAATRPSSRQLVLEVDAQLVEVVRRSFGAAGSAGFRLKVADGREGLAPVPDGTQDVVVRDAFAGDRVPEHLRTVEFLREVDRVLAPGGLWVANLADRPPMPNSRAELATAFEVFAHAAVLAEPGVFRGRRYGNALLVASQAELPEQAVVRALSGGVAPARLLLDHDARHFCAGSAVLRDSTPASSPPDPAPQEDPSP; encoded by the coding sequence GTGCCCGACCGTCCCGCACCCCGCCGCTCCCGTCCACCGAGGTCCGCGCGCCCGGCGCCGTCCGCGCAGCCCGTCGAGGGTGAGGAGCCCATCGCGACCGGCACCGTCCGGTTCGAGCAGGACCGCGACGACCCCGACGGCTGGACCGTGCACGTCAACGGCGTCCCGAGCTCGTACGTCGACGTGGGCGACCCGACGAACCTGATGTTCGAGTACCACCAGTGGACGGCCGCCGTGATCGACGCGGTGCACGCCCCCGGCCCGGTGCGCGCCCTGCACCTGGGGGGCGCGGGGTGCGCCTTCCCCCGCTACCTCGCCGCGACCCGGCCCTCCTCGCGGCAGCTGGTGCTGGAGGTGGACGCGCAGCTGGTGGAGGTGGTGCGCCGCAGCTTCGGGGCGGCCGGCTCGGCCGGGTTCAGGCTGAAGGTCGCCGACGGGCGCGAAGGGCTCGCACCGGTCCCCGACGGCACGCAGGACGTGGTGGTGCGCGACGCGTTCGCCGGTGACCGGGTCCCGGAGCACCTGCGCACGGTCGAGTTCCTGCGCGAGGTCGACCGGGTGCTGGCCCCGGGCGGGCTGTGGGTGGCCAACCTCGCCGACCGGCCCCCGATGCCGAACTCGCGCGCGGAGCTGGCCACGGCGTTCGAGGTCTTCGCGCACGCGGCGGTGCTGGCCGAACCGGGGGTGTTCCGGGGCCGGCGCTACGGCAACGCGCTGCTGGTCGCCTCGCAGGCCGAGCTGCCCGAGCAGGCGGTGGTGCGGGCCCTGTCGGGCGGGGTCGCCCCGGCCCGGCTGCTCCTGGACCACGACGCCCGGCACTTCTGCGCGGGGTCGGCCGTTCTGCGGGACAGCACTCCCGCCTCGAGCCCACCCGACCCCGCCCCGCAGGAGGACCCTTCCCCATGA
- a CDS encoding DedA family protein, which translates to MSSTAETVPTTGGLTGFVLDTVETLGAAGVGLLSFAEVVFPPIPSEVVLPLAGFLVQTGAIGLVAVLGLSTLGSYLGSLLLYWVGHAVGLDRAARIAAKVPLMDAEDVTKSADWFHRHEGAAVFTGRFVPGVRSLVSLPAGAARMGLLKFSLFTVAGSGLWNALLIGLGMALGTQYELVERYGHYLDYAFYAVIGAVLVWAVARRVRARRAQRVG; encoded by the coding sequence ATGAGCTCCACGGCCGAGACCGTCCCGACCACGGGTGGCCTGACCGGGTTCGTCCTGGACACCGTCGAGACGCTCGGCGCCGCCGGCGTGGGTCTGCTGAGCTTCGCGGAGGTGGTGTTCCCCCCCATCCCCAGCGAGGTCGTGCTGCCGCTGGCGGGGTTCCTCGTCCAGACCGGGGCGATCGGCCTGGTCGCGGTCCTGGGGCTGTCGACGCTGGGGTCGTACCTGGGGTCGCTGCTGCTGTACTGGGTGGGCCACGCCGTCGGGCTGGACCGGGCGGCGCGCATCGCGGCGAAGGTCCCGCTGATGGACGCCGAGGACGTCACGAAGAGCGCGGACTGGTTCCACCGGCACGAGGGTGCGGCCGTCTTCACCGGTCGGTTCGTCCCGGGGGTGCGCAGCCTGGTCTCGCTGCCCGCGGGCGCGGCGCGGATGGGCCTGCTGAAGTTCTCGCTGTTCACCGTCGCGGGCAGCGGGCTGTGGAACGCGCTGCTCATCGGTCTCGGGATGGCCCTGGGCACCCAGTACGAGCTGGTCGAACGCTACGGGCACTACCTGGACTACGCCTTCTACGCCGTCATCGGCGCGGTGCTGGTGTGGGCGGTGGCGCGGCGGGTCCGCGCCCGCCGCGCCCAGCGCGTCGGCTGA